One Ethanoligenens harbinense YUAN-3 genomic window carries:
- the mnmE gene encoding tRNA uridine-5-carboxymethylaminomethyl(34) synthesis GTPase MnmE, translating into MMQFEPIAAIATPHGTGGIGVIRLSGDGAFTVAQRVFHAKSGKALADMAGYTAAFGQVCDVDGPVDEAVVLVFRAPKSYTGEDVVEISCHGGETILRRTLAALLATGARLAGPGEFTRRAFLHGRIDLTEAEAVMQLIGAQSADAVRAAIAQHEGALYREIRQIKEILYQLSAELAAFFDYPDDDIPALTRESVLPRLAEVQEKLEKLCVQYETGRVLRDGVTVAIVGKPNVGKSTLMNRLLGEERSIVTEIAGTTRDVVEESAQFAGMTLHLFDTAGLRETDDPVERIGVARAKSKIEQAMLVFVLFDGSRPLDGEDESIFSMLQGKRVIAILNKADLPQRCDMARIRSVFPDMVSISAAEAHGMDALETRLRDRFRLEAIDPRAGMLANARQLDCALRAKTAVMESRQGLIAGFTLDVLSVGLQTAEDALAELTGEQASEAVIEKVFAQFCVGK; encoded by the coding sequence ATGATGCAGTTTGAACCGATCGCGGCAATCGCCACTCCGCATGGTACGGGCGGCATCGGTGTCATCCGTCTTTCGGGAGATGGTGCGTTCACAGTCGCACAGCGGGTCTTTCATGCCAAATCAGGAAAAGCGCTGGCGGATATGGCAGGATATACCGCCGCTTTTGGGCAGGTTTGCGACGTGGACGGGCCGGTGGATGAAGCGGTCGTGCTGGTTTTTCGGGCACCGAAAAGCTATACCGGCGAGGATGTTGTGGAGATTTCCTGTCATGGCGGGGAGACGATACTGCGCCGTACATTGGCCGCGCTTCTCGCGACCGGCGCGCGTCTGGCCGGCCCGGGGGAATTTACCAGACGCGCGTTTTTGCATGGGCGAATAGATCTGACGGAAGCGGAAGCAGTGATGCAGCTGATTGGTGCGCAGAGCGCCGATGCGGTACGGGCGGCGATTGCCCAGCATGAAGGCGCGCTCTACCGGGAAATTCGGCAGATCAAGGAGATTCTTTACCAGCTTTCCGCCGAGCTGGCCGCCTTTTTTGATTATCCGGATGACGATATTCCCGCTTTAACAAGGGAAAGCGTGCTTCCCCGTCTCGCTGAAGTGCAGGAAAAACTGGAGAAGCTCTGCGTGCAGTATGAAACGGGGCGGGTGCTGCGTGACGGCGTGACGGTGGCTATCGTGGGGAAACCGAACGTGGGAAAATCAACGCTGATGAACCGTCTGCTGGGTGAGGAACGCAGCATCGTCACCGAAATTGCGGGGACAACGCGCGATGTGGTGGAAGAAAGCGCGCAGTTTGCCGGAATGACACTTCATCTGTTCGATACGGCGGGGCTGCGTGAAACAGACGACCCGGTGGAACGTATCGGCGTGGCGCGCGCAAAGAGCAAAATCGAACAGGCCATGCTGGTGTTTGTCCTGTTTGATGGATCGCGCCCATTGGATGGGGAAGACGAGTCAATCTTCTCCATGCTGCAAGGCAAACGGGTGATCGCCATCCTGAATAAGGCCGACCTGCCACAACGCTGCGACATGGCGCGAATACGGAGTGTGTTTCCGGATATGGTCTCTATTTCGGCGGCCGAAGCGCACGGAATGGATGCGCTGGAAACGCGTTTGCGCGACCGGTTTCGGCTGGAAGCGATTGACCCGCGGGCGGGCATGTTGGCCAACGCGCGGCAGCTGGATTGTGCGCTGCGGGCAAAAACAGCCGTTATGGAAAGCCGTCAGGGACTTATTGCGGGTTTTACGCTGGATGTGCTGTCGGTCGGGCTGCAAACAGCGGAGGACGCGTTGGCGGAACTGACCGGCGAACAGGCGTCCGAAGCGGTGATTGAGAAAGTATTCGCGCAGTTCTGCGTGGGAAAATAA
- the jag gene encoding RNA-binding cell elongation regulator Jag/EloR — protein MKREAVAAGRTVEDAIQAACEQLAAERNRVEIEVLQLPSKRLLGLLGASEAKVRATVEFTAEERADYYLSGILDRMGVSGYALESKAEGEDIDLNIQGENLGLVIGHRGETLDALQYLASLAANRGEESFKHISLDTGDYRKKREKTLYALAKRLALGAVKTKRTTTLEPMNPYERRIIHTAVQQVHGAASWSVGAEPNRRVVIGAEKQHKRTT, from the coding sequence ATGAAACGGGAAGCAGTTGCTGCCGGGCGGACGGTCGAAGACGCGATTCAGGCAGCGTGTGAGCAGTTGGCGGCGGAACGGAACAGGGTCGAAATCGAAGTCCTGCAACTTCCTTCCAAACGCCTGCTCGGTCTGCTTGGCGCTTCCGAAGCGAAAGTGCGCGCGACGGTGGAATTCACAGCGGAAGAACGGGCAGACTATTATCTTTCCGGTATTCTGGATCGGATGGGTGTTTCGGGATATGCGTTGGAATCCAAGGCAGAGGGCGAGGATATCGACCTGAACATCCAAGGGGAAAACCTGGGGCTGGTCATCGGTCATCGCGGCGAAACACTGGACGCGCTGCAATACCTGGCATCGTTGGCTGCCAACCGCGGCGAGGAATCGTTCAAGCACATTTCCCTGGACACCGGAGATTACCGCAAAAAACGTGAGAAAACACTTTATGCGCTGGCGAAACGCCTGGCGCTCGGCGCGGTGAAGACTAAGCGCACCACGACACTGGAACCCATGAACCCCTACGAGCGGCGGATTATCCATACGGCCGTCCAGCAGGTACACGGTGCGGCCAGTTGGTCGGTGGGTGCGGAACCGAACCGGCGTGTCGTGATCGGTGCGGAAAAGCAGCATAAACGTACGACATGA